Proteins co-encoded in one Pieris napi chromosome 10, ilPieNapi1.2, whole genome shotgun sequence genomic window:
- the LOC125053139 gene encoding WD repeat-containing protein 46, giving the protein MKVKSEQIKKLRYFEKREENNSKLIKNSDEVEEYHVKLKPHSKWTKKKLEIKDSKPQKVNKKFSGKSPINIKNLEKHSRGDGISDKGVKHALYAAKLQKKELKYRFAQNQAARADILLTENAGYLEVDDDHRTTCITQKEIVKNVDITAATKIFNLNLDFGPYRAKYSKNGRHLLLGSKKGHLAAFDWVTKKLHCEINVMESIHDVSWLHVETMIAAAQKEWLYIYDNTGMELHCMKKMDKILRMEFLPYHFLLAAVNEYGFMSWLDISIGEIVGHYNNHLGRTSVMTQNPYNATICLGNSQGVVSMWSPTVKKPLAKILCHKTPLSAIAVDQKGTYMATTGVDKSLKIWDIRNLDGPLQHYRLRSSAVDLDFSQKDMLAVGLGEVVEVYSDTCTKTADKPYMRHKMAKSICNFKFCPYEDVLGIGTSGGFTSILVPGSGEPNFDAYESNPYQNKAQRKEAEVKALLEKIPADLIALDPFEVVKVDVPTLEDKLEAKAKLPHVRRKKIDVKPKRKNKGLTTIARKKIIKEKARKDQIMESIKTQTTPKEPKDRQKPSKSFGVLDRFVPKPKPNK; this is encoded by the exons ATGAAAGTTAAATCGGAGCAAATAAAAAAG CTACGCTACTTTGAAAAGAGAGAAGAAAATAATTCAAAGCTTATCAAAAACAGTGATGAAGTTGAAGAGTACCACGTGAAGTTAAAGCCCCATTCCAAATGGACAAAAAAA aaacttGAAATTAAGGACTCCAAACCACAAAAagttaacaaaaaattttctGGAAAATcacctattaatattaaaaacttagaGAAACACTCCCGTGGGGATGGAATTTCAGACAAAGGAGTCAAACATGCTCTGTATGCAGCCAAACTACAAAAGAAAGAACTTAAATATAGATTTGCTCAAAACCAAGCAGCACGGGCTGATATACTATTAACAGAAAATGCAGG TTACTTAGAAGTGGATGATGATCATAGAACAACATGTATAACCCAAAAGGAGATTGTAAAGAATGTTGATATAACAGCTGCTACAAAGATTTTCAACCTTAATCTAGATTTTGGCCCATACAGGGCAAAATATTCAAAGAATGGCAGACACTTGTTACTTGGTAGCAAGAAAGGTCATCTTGCTGCTTTTGATTGGGTCACTAAAAAGCTACATTGTGAAATTAATGTTATGGAATCCATACATGACGTGAG TTGGTTACATGTAGAGACAATGATTGCAGCCGCTCAAAAGGAATGGTTGTACATTTATGATAATACAGGAATGGAGTTGCATTGTATgaaaaaaatggataaaataTTGAGGATGGAATTTCTTCCATATCATTTCTTACTAGCGGCAGTT AATGAATACGGATTTATGTCGTGGCTGGATATATCTATAGGAGAAATAGTGGGTCATTACAACAATCATTTGGGGAGGACTTCTGTGATGACGCAAAACCCTTATAATGCAACAATATGTTTGGGAAATTCTCAAGGTGTCGTATCGATGTGGTCTCCGACCGTCAAGAAGCCTCTTGCCAAAATATTATGCCACAAAACGCCCCTGAGCGCTATCGCTGTGGATCAGAAGGGAAC GTACATGGCCACGACGGGTGTCGACAAAAGTTTGAAGATATGGGACATTCGTAACTTGGATGGTCCTTTACAGCATTACCGACTCAGAAGTTCTGCCGTCGACTTGGATTTCTCACAGAAGGACATGCTGGCCGTCGGATTGGGAGAAGTCGTGGAAGTTTATAG TGATACCTGTACGAAAACAGCGGACAAACCATACATGAGACACAAAATGGCCAAGTCGATATGCAACTTCAAGTTCTGCCCTTACGAAGACGTACTCGGAATCGGGACCTCCGGTGGATTCACGAGCATTCTAGTGCCAG GCAGCGGCGAGCCCAACTTCGACGCGTACGAGAGCAACCCGTACCAAAACAAGGCTCAGCGCAAGGAGGCCGAAGTCAAGGCCCTGCTGGAGAAGATTCCGGCGGACCTGATCGCCCTCGACCCCTTCGAGGTCGTCAAGGTGGACGTGCCCACGCTCGAGGACAAACTCGAAGCCAAGGCTAAGTTGCCG CACGTGAGGCGAAAGAAGATCGACGTGAAGCCGAAACGTAAAAATAAAGGACTGACTACTATTGCtagaaagaaaataattaaggaAAAGGCGAGAAAG GATCAAATAATGGAAAGCATTAAAACTCAGACGACGCCGAAGGAGCCGAAGGACAGACAAAAGCCGAGCAAATCGTTTGGCGTTTTGGATCGTTTCGTTCCCAAACCgaaaccaaataaataa
- the LOC125053140 gene encoding transcription factor E2F5-like, with the protein MAEVAGFSYKRYEKSLGLLTTRFVTLLQKAKDGVLDLRSATEILAVRQKRRIYDITNVLEGIGLIEKRSQNSIQWKGACHDGNSNEIGAKVNSLRKQISSLEDQEQILDQHMHFIEQSIKNILDDSDNQSLHYVTEADIRKCYDGEKDQNILVCECPLGTELSCSHNPYEEKGSILHLKSHESVGVILLCDLNKEQKMDLDDTDEEVESYTELGFSNTSSNANYLLRLSPPITKYDFTFSLSGSEGLCDLFDIPC; encoded by the exons ATGGCAGAGGTAGCAGGATTTAGTTATAAACGATACGAGAAGTCTTTAGGACTACTTACTACTCGATTTGTGACATTGTTACAAAAGGCAAAAGATGGTGTTTTGGATTTAAGATCC GCTACCGAAATATTAGCTGTTCGGCAAAAAAGAAGAATCTATGATATCACTAATGTTTTGGAGGGTATTGGGCTAATAGAGAAACGAAGTCAAAATAGCATTCAGTGGAA aggTGCTTGCCATGATGGAAATTCAAATGAAATTGGAGCAAAGGTTAATTCCTTAAGGAAACAAATAAGTTCTCTTGAAGACCAAGAACAAATATTAGATCA GCACATGCACTTTATAGAGCAAAGTATCAAAAACATACTGGATGATTCGGACAATCAGAGTTTACACTATGTCACCGAAGCTGACATTAGGAAGTGTTATGATGGAGAAAAAGATCAAAATATACTTGTATGTGAGTGTCCCCTTGGCACTGAATTATCATGCAGCCATAATCCATATGAg GAAAAAGGCAGCATACTGCACTTAAAATCACATGAATCTGTAggagttatattattatgtgatttaaataaagaacag AAAATGGATCTAGACGACACAGATGAAGAAGTGGAGAGTTACACGGAGTTAGGATTTAGTAATACTTCATCCAATGCAA ATTACCTTCTAAGATTGAGTCCACCCATCACAAAATATGACTTCACATTCTCCCTGAGCGGGTCGGAGGGACTGTGCGATCTGTTCGATATCCCATGCTAA
- the LOC125053216 gene encoding ATP-binding cassette sub-family F member 3, with protein MANCGEYIKSQFPLIDEELKKYVEDVLDSSAGEFEDKEEVFEAVGEVLQGISEKSEEDIRDICEKLLHMLQPEKTKTSNGPRKVLDAPIHLASMTVPVMENNDVKSIWLQTRDDNFKVDARKLEKAEAKLQQKQQKHKEAKVPVAIPVLQTATASQVTSKKDSKLEAKGTNRTQDIRIENFDIAYGDRVLLQGADLVLAFGRRYGLVGRNGLGKTTLLRMISAKQLKIPSHISVLHVEQEVVGDDTIALQSVLECDTVRETLLKREKEITTSINNGSTDPSLSSELTEIYAQLENIESDKAPARASIILNGLGFSSEMQARATRTFSGGWRMRLALARALFSKPDLLLLDEPTNMLDIKAIIWLESYLQNWPTTLLVVSHDRNFLDTVPTDIMHLHSQRIDTYRGNYEQFHKTKTEKLKNQQREFEAQQQHRAHTQDFIDRFRYNANRASSVQSKIKMLDRLPELKPIEKEVDVVLRFPETEPLSPPILQLNEVGFRYSEGRLIFTDVNLGATLESRICIVGDNGAGKTTLLKIIMGILSPTSGLRSVHRGLKFGYFSQHHVDQLEMNVNSVELLQRNYPGKTIEEYRRQLGSFGVSGELALQTIGSLSGGQKSRVAFANLCLGSPNFLVLDEPTNHLDIETIEALGKAINKYSGGVILVSHDERLIRMVCRELWVCGGGSVQSVEGGFDEYRKIVERELLDAQK; from the exons ATGGCAAACTGtggtgaatatataaaaagtcaATTTCCTTTAATTGacgaagaattaaaaaaatatgtagaag atgTTCTGGATAGCAGTGCTGGTGAATTTGAAGACAAAGAGGAAGTATTTGAAGCTGTGGGTGAAGTGTTACAAGGAATATCAGAAAAGTCAGAAGAGGACataag GGATATATGTGAAAAATTGCTTCATATGCTACAAccagaaaaaacaaaaacttctaATGGTCCACGGAAAGTTCTCGATGCTCCCATACACTTAGCTTCAATGACAGTCCCAGTAATGGAAAACAATGATGTAAAGAGCATATGGCTACAGACAAGGGATGATAATTTT aAAGTTGATGCTAGAAAACTAGAAAAAGCTGAGGCAAAATTACAACAGAAGCAGCAAAAACATAAGGAGGCAAAAGTACCCGTAGCAATTCCAGTTTTACAAACTGCCACGGCATCACAGGTCACTTCAAAGAAAGACAGTAAATTAGAAGCAAAAGGCACTAACAGGACTCAAGATATAAGGATAGAAAACTTTGACATTGCCTATGGTGACAG AGTATTATTACAAGGCGCAGATCTGGTTCTAGCGTTCGGTCGTCGTTACGGTCTCGTGGGAAGAAACGGTTTAGGCAAAACCACACTTCTGAGGATGATTTCGGCAAAACAACTGAAGATACCATCACACATTTCAGTTCTTCACGTGGAGCAAGAAGTCGTCGGTGACGACACGATTGCACTGCAAAGTGTACTCGAATGCGATACGGTCAGAGAGACTTTGTTGAAGAGAGAGAAGGAAATCACCACTTCTATCAATAACGG TTCGACGGATCCCAGTCTGTCATCAGAATTAACAGAAATCTATGCACAACTAGAAAACATCGAGTCGGACAAAGCACCCGCGAGGGCCTCCATCATACTGAACGGTTTAGGATTCTCGTCGGAGATGCAGGCTCGAGCCACGAGGACCTTCTCCGGAGGGTGGCGCATGAGGCTCGCGCTGGCGAGGGCCTTGTTCTCCAA ACCCGACCTTCTGCTCCTGGATGAGCCGACGAACATGTTGGACATAAAAGCGATAATCTGGCTCGAGAGCTACTTGCAGAACTGGCCGACCACCCTCCTGGTGGTCTCCCACGACAGGAACTTCCTCGACACCGTCCCGACGGACATTATGCATCTTCACTCGCAACGGATCGACACTTACAG AGGCAACTACGAGCAGTTCCACAAGACGAAGACGGAGAAGCTGAAGAACCAGCAGCGCGAGTTCGAGGCGCAGCAGCAGCATCGGGCGCACACGCAGGACTTCATCGACCGCTTCCGCTACAACGCCAACCGCGCGTCTTCCGTGCAGAGCAAGATCAAGATGCTGGACAGGCT GCCCGAGCTGAAGccgatagagaaggaggtcgACGTGGTGCTGAGGTTCCCGGAGACCGAGCCCCTGTCTCCGCCCATCTTGCAGCTCAACGAGGTCGGCTTCCGCTACTCCGAGGGCCGGCTCATCTTCACCGACGTCAACCTCGGGGCCACGCTCGAGTCCAGGATATGTATC GTGGGCGACAACGGCGCGGGGAAGACCACCCTGCTGAAGATAATCATGGGCATCCTGTCTCCTACGAGCGGACTCAGGAGCGTGCATCGGGGGCTCAAGTTCGGGTACTTCTCGCAGCATCACGTCGATCAGCTGGAGATGAACGTCAACTCCGTGGAGCTGCTCCAGAGGAATTATCCCG GCAAGACGATAGAGGAGTACCGGCGGCAGCTGGGCAGCTTCGGCGTGAGCGGGGAGCTGGCTCTGCAGACGATCGGGAGCCTGTCCGGAGGCCAGAAATCGAGGGTGGCCTTCGCCAACCTGTGTCTCGGCAGCCCCAACTTCCTGGTGCTCGACGAGCCAACCAACCACCTGGACATCGAGACGATCGAGGCGCTGGGCAAGGCCATCAACAAGTACTCGGGCGGCGTCATCCTCGTGTCCCACGACGAGCGCCTGATCCGCATGGTCTGCCGGGAGCTGTGGGTCTGCGGCGGAGGCTCCGTGCAGAGCGTCGAGGGCGGCTTCGACGAGTACCGCAAGATCGTCGAGCGGGAGCTGCTGGACGCGCAGAAGTGA